The Nisaea sediminum genome window below encodes:
- a CDS encoding COQ9 family protein codes for MSDDTVLDKREAERDRLLDSILPHVMFDGWSRKALKHGAEDAGISAADLDRLFPAGVGDCIGHFLDRADREMVREFQRRNPSQMKIRDRIAAAVRIRFEQAVPHKEAVRRTLAYMAVPGQGGLGTRSLYRTVDAIWKAAGDTSTDYNFYTKRGLLAAVYSSTLLFWLNDTSEDHVETWDFLDRRIRNVMAIPKLTGRLKEAAEKVKSPFEALRNCAPKRRPFAGARQV; via the coding sequence ATGAGCGACGATACCGTTCTCGACAAACGGGAGGCGGAGCGCGACCGGTTGCTGGACAGCATCCTGCCGCACGTCATGTTCGACGGCTGGAGCCGCAAGGCGCTGAAGCACGGCGCCGAGGATGCGGGCATTTCCGCCGCGGACCTCGACCGGTTGTTCCCGGCGGGCGTCGGTGACTGCATCGGGCATTTTCTCGACCGGGCCGACCGCGAGATGGTTCGGGAGTTCCAGCGCCGCAATCCGTCGCAGATGAAGATCCGCGACCGGATTGCCGCCGCGGTCCGCATCCGTTTCGAGCAGGCCGTGCCGCACAAGGAAGCGGTGCGCCGTACGCTGGCCTATATGGCGGTCCCGGGGCAGGGCGGCCTCGGAACCCGCAGCCTCTACCGGACCGTGGATGCGATCTGGAAGGCGGCGGGAGATACCTCGACCGACTACAATTTCTATACCAAGCGCGGATTGCTCGCGGCGGTGTACAGCTCGACCCTGCTGTTCTGGCTGAACGATACGTCCGAGGACCATGTCGAGACCTGGGACTTCCTCGACCGGCGGATCCGGAATGTCATGGCGATACCAAAGCTGACCGGCCGTCTGAAGGAGGCTGCCGAGAAGGTGAAGAGCCCGTTCGAGGCACTCAGGAACTGCGCCCCGAAACGGCGTCCCTTCGCCGGCGCGCGGCAAGTCTAA
- the def gene encoding peptide deformylase codes for MLALYIEVMTAQKIVRMGDPVLRRRAEEIPDPAAEGISALAEDMADSMAAAGGVGLAAPQIGISKRIIVFKVPAERATAETNDGPLDLQVLVNPVIEPLSGEMELGWEGCLSIPGLKGEVPRYRKILYRGYDLNGEKVLRQAEGFHARVIQHEVDHLDGILYPERMTDMRRFGYGEELLRAAADIPEREEEGDGK; via the coding sequence ATGTTAGCGCTCTATATCGAAGTCATGACAGCACAAAAGATCGTACGAATGGGAGATCCGGTCCTTCGCCGCCGGGCGGAAGAGATTCCGGATCCGGCCGCGGAAGGGATTTCCGCGCTCGCCGAGGACATGGCCGACTCGATGGCTGCCGCCGGCGGTGTCGGCCTCGCGGCGCCGCAAATCGGCATCTCGAAGCGGATCATCGTCTTCAAGGTTCCGGCCGAACGGGCGACCGCGGAGACGAATGACGGGCCGCTCGATTTGCAGGTTCTGGTCAATCCGGTGATCGAGCCGCTTTCGGGCGAAATGGAACTCGGCTGGGAGGGATGTCTCTCCATTCCTGGCCTCAAGGGCGAAGTGCCGCGCTACCGGAAGATCCTGTACCGGGGCTATGATCTGAACGGCGAGAAGGTGCTGCGCCAGGCGGAAGGTTTTCATGCACGGGTGATCCAGCACGAGGTCGACCATCTGGACGGCATTCTCTATCCGGAGCGCATGACCGACATGCGGCGCTTCGGCTACGGCGAGGAACTGCTGCGCGCGGCGGCGGACATTCCGGAGCGGGAAGAAGAAGGAGACGGCAAATGA
- the rpsU gene encoding 30S ribosomal protein S21 has product MHVTVRDNNIDQALRALKKKMQREGVFREMKLRRNFEKPSEKRAREKAEAVRRYRKLMRKRMEREGF; this is encoded by the coding sequence GTGCATGTAACGGTCCGCGATAACAATATCGATCAGGCCCTGCGCGCGCTGAAGAAGAAGATGCAGCGCGAAGGTGTCTTTCGGGAAATGAAGCTGCGTCGCAACTTCGAGAAGCCGTCCGAAAAGCGGGCGCGCGAGAAAGCCGAAGCGGTGCGCCGCTATCGCAAGCTCATGCGCAAGCGCATGGAGCGCGAAGGCTTCTAG
- a CDS encoding TIGR00266 family protein, which translates to MAADVIDYRIEGDHAPLLTVTLDPGEAVQAEAGAMVMMDQGIRMTTELTGGLLGGLFRKFSGESLFLTYFINEADERQDVCFAGSMPGQIRPIDLGKSGGLFYCQRDAYLCSARGVDVSIALTRKLGAGFFGGEGLILQKLEGDGFAFLNAGGTLVERELGEGQRITVDTGCLVGFSGTCDYDIAFQKGIRNLVFGGEGIFVTHVTGPGHVIVQTQPIAELAMSLARLMPKEEK; encoded by the coding sequence ATGGCCGCCGACGTCATCGACTACAGGATCGAGGGGGACCACGCCCCGCTCTTGACCGTCACGCTCGATCCGGGGGAGGCGGTGCAGGCCGAGGCGGGGGCGATGGTCATGATGGATCAGGGAATCCGGATGACGACCGAGCTCACAGGCGGCCTGCTTGGCGGCCTGTTCCGGAAGTTCTCCGGCGAGAGCCTGTTCCTCACCTATTTCATCAATGAGGCGGACGAGCGCCAGGACGTCTGTTTCGCGGGCTCGATGCCGGGGCAGATCCGCCCTATCGATCTCGGCAAGAGCGGCGGGCTCTTCTACTGCCAGCGCGATGCCTATCTCTGCAGCGCCCGCGGCGTCGATGTCTCGATCGCGCTGACCCGCAAGCTCGGCGCCGGGTTCTTCGGCGGCGAAGGGCTGATCCTGCAGAAACTGGAAGGCGACGGTTTCGCCTTCCTCAATGCCGGCGGCACCCTGGTCGAGCGGGAGTTGGGTGAGGGACAGCGCATCACGGTGGATACCGGCTGCCTCGTCGGCTTCTCCGGGACCTGCGACTACGACATCGCGTTTCAGAAAGGGATCCGCAATCTGGTGTTCGGCGGCGAGGGGATCTTCGTCACCCACGTAACCGGCCCCGGCCACGTCATCGTGCAGACCCAGCCGATCGCCGAACTCGCCATGTCGCTGGCGCGCCTGATGCCGAAAGAGGAGAAATAG
- the bmt gene encoding betaine--homocysteine S-methyltransferase — protein sequence MTDLLTELLAEKPWLLTDGATGTNLFARGLQHGDAPEIWNVEEPAKIRAHYRDFIEAGSDIVLTNTFGGTANRLKLHKAEERVYELNKAAAELLAAEIAESGRKIVNAGSVGPTGDLYQPLGPLSVEDGKESFAAQMRGLKDGGADVAWIETISSEEELTAALDAADEVGLPAVCTLSFDTNGRTMMGMTPQRLVEMVHARPVRPVAFGGNCGTGASDLLVGLLSIADKLESGDVLIAKANCGIPVYEDGEIRYTGTPELMQACARLAVNLGARIVGGCCGTTPTHIRAMREALDAHTKGDAPDMPAIVAACGTLTGSTAELLGGGEGKESTRQRRGRRRN from the coding sequence ATGACCGATCTGCTCACCGAACTCCTCGCCGAAAAGCCCTGGCTGCTGACCGACGGCGCCACCGGCACGAACCTGTTCGCACGCGGCCTCCAGCATGGCGACGCGCCGGAAATCTGGAACGTCGAGGAGCCGGCGAAGATCCGCGCCCATTACCGCGACTTCATCGAGGCCGGCAGCGACATCGTGCTGACCAACACCTTCGGCGGCACGGCGAACCGGCTGAAGCTGCACAAGGCCGAGGAGCGGGTCTACGAACTGAACAAGGCGGCCGCCGAGCTGCTTGCGGCGGAGATCGCCGAAAGCGGACGGAAGATCGTCAATGCCGGCAGCGTCGGCCCGACCGGCGATCTCTACCAGCCGCTCGGTCCGCTTAGCGTCGAGGACGGCAAGGAGAGCTTTGCGGCGCAGATGCGTGGCCTCAAGGACGGCGGCGCCGACGTCGCCTGGATCGAGACCATCTCCTCTGAAGAGGAACTGACGGCGGCGCTGGATGCGGCGGACGAGGTCGGATTGCCGGCGGTCTGCACGCTCTCTTTCGACACCAACGGGCGCACCATGATGGGCATGACGCCGCAGCGCCTGGTCGAGATGGTCCATGCCCGCCCGGTCCGTCCCGTCGCCTTCGGAGGCAATTGCGGCACCGGCGCCTCGGACCTGCTTGTCGGCCTGCTCAGCATCGCGGACAAGCTGGAAAGCGGAGACGTGCTGATCGCCAAGGCCAATTGCGGGATCCCGGTCTACGAGGACGGCGAGATCCGCTACACCGGCACGCCGGAGTTGATGCAGGCCTGCGCCCGTCTTGCGGTCAATCTCGGGGCCCGGATCGTCGGCGGCTGCTGCGGCACCACACCGACCCATATCCGCGCGATGCGGGAGGCGCTCGACGCCCACACCAAGGGCGATGCCCCGGACATGCCGGCGATCGTTGCCGCCTGCGGCACGCTGACCGGCTCGACGGCCGAACTTCTCGGCGGCGGAGAGGGCAAAGAATCCACTCGCCAACGGCGCGGCCGGAGACGGAATTGA
- a CDS encoding phosphoadenylyl-sulfate reductase: MAQAIERVTTGGRYSHVRHDKNEDETAALHRRLVEDYAGLDEAGLLHALTQEEFPGRSAVIASFGTESAVLLDLVAEVDRTIPVIFIDTGKHFAETLAYRDELVARLDLKDVRNATPSTALIKRQDRDGTLWQSDPDACCNLRKVLPLRQAITPFGLIVTGRKRAHGDVRADIDPIEQFGDRIRLNPLALWDEARIDAEFTVRDLPRHPLQAAGYRSIGCAPCTAPAAADGPQRAGRWARLEKTECGIHFDENGAVQRSPGTNKQAAA, translated from the coding sequence ATGGCGCAAGCGATCGAACGGGTAACGACCGGCGGACGATACTCACATGTCCGTCACGACAAAAACGAGGACGAGACGGCGGCGCTCCACCGCAGGCTCGTCGAGGACTATGCGGGTCTGGACGAAGCCGGGCTGCTGCATGCCCTGACCCAGGAGGAGTTTCCCGGGCGGAGCGCGGTGATCGCCTCCTTCGGGACGGAATCGGCAGTCCTGCTGGATCTGGTTGCCGAGGTCGACAGAACGATCCCGGTGATCTTCATCGATACCGGTAAACATTTCGCCGAGACGCTTGCCTATCGCGACGAACTGGTGGCGCGACTCGACCTGAAAGACGTCCGGAACGCGACCCCCTCCACAGCCCTGATCAAGCGCCAGGACCGGGACGGCACGCTCTGGCAAAGCGATCCGGATGCCTGCTGCAACCTGCGCAAGGTGTTGCCGCTGCGCCAGGCGATCACGCCGTTCGGGCTGATCGTAACGGGGCGGAAGCGGGCCCACGGCGATGTGCGCGCGGATATCGACCCGATCGAGCAGTTCGGCGACCGCATCCGTCTCAATCCGCTCGCCCTTTGGGACGAGGCCCGGATCGATGCCGAATTCACGGTCCGGGATCTGCCACGGCATCCGCTTCAGGCGGCCGGATACCGCTCGATCGGTTGCGCGCCCTGCACCGCCCCGGCAGCGGCGGACGGGCCGCAACGAGCGGGACGCTGGGCCAGGCTCGAGAAGACCGAGTGCGGCATTCATTTCGACGAGAACGGCGCCGTGCAGCGCTCGCCCGGC